Proteins from a genomic interval of Chroococcidiopsis thermalis PCC 7203:
- a CDS encoding cation:proton antiporter, whose amino-acid sequence MVDIYILDLFVIGVLLLAVTLGSGWISRLPFSFALIYLVVGIILGPYGFKLIQVQPNAEFLQRLTEFVVIVSVFSCGLKMNRPLQLRAWQITARLIGFLMPISIVALAAVGHWLLGMNWGAAVLLGAILAPTDPVLASEVQLADIDDEDELRFGLTSEGGLNDALAFPFVYFGLHLFKDPNLDNWFKQWVAVDLIWAIASGIVMGIAVAKAITWIDRQLQKRRPADVLMEDFVALGTILVTYSLAEIVNGYGFIAVFVAGLVVQRNYADNLEKRESELEFVERIEKLMEVGTILLLGSLLRMQPLWQYLGNSLIVAGLLLFVIRPVGAWISTIATNPPVECDRRRLHPASRWLFGWFGIRGVGSLYYLFYAFGEGLKDSAAEQIAWITFTTIVISVVLHGISATPLMSWYERRIRGKSRRAKHATLPEQSE is encoded by the coding sequence ATGGTGGATATTTATATTCTCGATTTGTTTGTCATTGGGGTGCTGCTGCTAGCAGTTACCCTTGGTTCGGGTTGGATTTCCCGCTTACCTTTTTCTTTTGCCCTCATTTACTTAGTTGTAGGAATTATTCTCGGTCCCTACGGTTTTAAACTCATTCAAGTGCAACCAAATGCTGAGTTTTTGCAACGACTGACCGAATTTGTCGTGATTGTCTCGGTGTTCAGTTGCGGCTTAAAAATGAACCGTCCCTTACAATTGCGAGCATGGCAAATTACAGCCAGATTGATTGGATTTCTCATGCCCATTTCAATTGTAGCGCTGGCAGCAGTAGGACATTGGTTGTTGGGAATGAATTGGGGTGCAGCCGTGTTACTGGGTGCAATTCTCGCTCCTACCGATCCCGTATTAGCTTCAGAAGTGCAGCTAGCAGACATTGACGATGAGGATGAATTACGTTTTGGTCTGACTTCCGAAGGAGGTTTGAATGACGCACTGGCATTTCCCTTTGTCTATTTTGGCTTGCATTTATTCAAAGACCCCAATTTAGATAATTGGTTTAAACAATGGGTAGCCGTGGATTTAATTTGGGCGATCGCATCTGGAATTGTGATGGGAATTGCCGTAGCCAAAGCTATTACTTGGATCGATCGCCAGCTGCAAAAACGTCGTCCTGCTGATGTTTTGATGGAGGATTTTGTTGCTCTAGGAACGATTTTGGTTACCTATTCCTTGGCAGAAATTGTTAACGGCTATGGATTTATTGCCGTATTTGTTGCGGGGTTAGTCGTCCAGCGAAATTACGCAGACAATCTAGAAAAACGCGAGTCTGAATTAGAATTTGTCGAACGAATTGAAAAGTTAATGGAAGTCGGCACAATTCTGTTACTAGGATCGCTGTTGAGAATGCAACCCTTGTGGCAATATCTCGGAAATTCACTGATTGTGGCAGGATTATTACTCTTTGTCATCCGTCCCGTAGGAGCGTGGATTAGCACGATTGCAACAAATCCTCCGGTAGAATGCGATCGCCGTCGCTTGCATCCTGCCAGTCGGTGGTTATTTGGTTGGTTTGGTATTCGCGGTGTTGGTTCTTTGTACTATCTCTTCTACGCTTTTGGTGAAGGTTTAAAAGACAGTGCGGCAGAACAAATTGCCTGGATTACTTTCACAACAATTGTTATTTCTGTAGTTTTACATGGAATTAGTGCCACACCTTTAATGAGTTGGTACGAGCGTAGAATCAGAGGGAAGAGCAGGCGAGCAAAACACGCAACTCTACCCGAACAAAGCGAGTAA
- a CDS encoding cytochrome P450 produces the protein MFLPQGPKTPPLVQLLQWIANPFALMESCAQRYGDWFTLKVGLNYRPLVYVSSPQLLQEILTNDHYKQFDAPGEINGIFAPLLGDFGVIMQSGDRHRRQRQLMVPPFHGDRMKAYGEIITEIAKQVTSQWNPNQPFSVRDSMQAISFNVILQAVFGLREGERYRQIEKLLYNMLELTNSPLKASLLFFPFLQRDLGAWSPWGNFLRQKQQLDRLLHAEIEARRANPDPGRTDILSLLMAARDEAGEPMKDEELRDELMTLLVAGHETTATALTWALYWIHKLPEVRQKLLAELDILGDTPDQNAIVRLPYLNAICSETLRIYPVGMLTFPRVVRSPVTLLGQQLEPGTVLVGSIYLAHQRQDLYPEPKQFKPERFLERQFSPYEYLPFGGGVRRCIGAAFALFEMKLVLATILSNLELSLANNRPVHPVRRGLVSAPTKVEMVMTGRRIEGDKRDKGEGGDKGDKEAIPATSY, from the coding sequence ATGTTTCTACCCCAAGGTCCAAAAACTCCACCGCTCGTTCAACTGTTACAGTGGATTGCTAATCCCTTTGCTTTAATGGAGTCTTGCGCTCAACGTTATGGTGACTGGTTTACTCTCAAGGTAGGTTTAAATTATCGTCCCCTGGTCTATGTCAGCAGTCCCCAACTGTTACAGGAGATATTGACCAACGACCATTACAAGCAGTTTGACGCACCTGGAGAGATCAACGGCATTTTCGCTCCATTATTAGGGGATTTTGGAGTCATCATGCAAAGTGGCGATCGCCACCGCCGCCAGCGCCAACTGATGGTTCCACCCTTTCATGGCGATCGGATGAAGGCATACGGTGAAATCATTACCGAGATCGCCAAACAAGTCACCAGCCAATGGAACCCGAATCAGCCTTTCTCTGTGCGGGATTCCATGCAAGCTATTTCCTTCAATGTCATTTTGCAAGCTGTTTTCGGTTTGAGGGAAGGAGAACGCTATCGACAGATCGAAAAACTCCTCTACAACATGCTGGAGTTAACGAACTCGCCCCTCAAAGCTAGCCTCTTATTCTTTCCCTTTTTACAACGAGATTTAGGTGCATGGAGTCCGTGGGGGAACTTTTTGCGTCAAAAACAACAACTCGATCGACTACTACATGCTGAAATAGAAGCACGTCGCGCCAATCCCGATCCCGGGCGTACCGACATCCTCAGCTTACTCATGGCGGCGCGGGATGAAGCCGGAGAACCGATGAAAGATGAGGAACTACGCGATGAATTGATGACGCTGCTTGTTGCAGGTCACGAAACCACGGCTACAGCTTTGACATGGGCATTATATTGGATTCACAAACTGCCCGAAGTCCGGCAAAAGTTGCTGGCAGAACTTGACATTCTAGGCGATACACCAGACCAAAACGCGATCGTGCGACTGCCCTATCTCAACGCCATCTGTTCTGAAACCCTGCGGATTTATCCCGTGGGAATGCTAACTTTTCCGAGAGTCGTGCGATCGCCCGTTACTCTTTTAGGGCAACAGTTAGAACCAGGTACGGTATTAGTAGGTAGCATCTATCTCGCCCATCAACGCCAAGACCTGTACCCCGAACCAAAGCAATTTAAACCAGAACGCTTCCTAGAACGGCAATTTTCTCCTTACGAGTACTTACCCTTCGGCGGCGGCGTGCGGCGCTGTATTGGTGCAGCTTTTGCCCTGTTTGAGATGAAACTCGTCTTGGCTACCATCCTATCTAACTTAGAACTCTCGCTAGCCAACAACCGCCCCGTACATCCCGTAAGGCGAGGTTTAGTCTCAGCCCCTACCAAAGTTGAAATGGTTATGACTGGACGGAGAATTGAGGGGGACAAGAGGGACAAGGGAGAGGGGGGAGACAAGGGAGACAAGGAAGCAATTCCAGCCACCAGCTATTGA
- a CDS encoding TIGR04283 family arsenosugar biosynthesis glycosyltransferase, producing the protein MIRISIIIPTLNEASCIGRTLRQLSILDPPAWEVLVVDGGSEDGTVAIAQAAGVQVLFCTERGRAIQMNQGAKAASGEVLCFIHADTWVPDDLVEIIERTLADPGVAGGGFVSLMAGSSKTRWWMSLHNFLKTYYAPLLFRPHLFFQGLRLLFGDQAIFCRRTDFWQCGGFDRTLAIMEEADFCLKLVRQGRIRQVNRIVQSSDRRVARWGFWQATAIYLYVGFLWGFGISPTYLKRLYRDIR; encoded by the coding sequence GTGATTCGGATTTCAATTATTATTCCAACGTTGAATGAAGCAAGCTGTATCGGGCGTACTCTGCGACAGCTAAGCATACTCGATCCTCCAGCATGGGAGGTGCTAGTTGTCGATGGTGGTAGCGAAGATGGTACGGTTGCGATCGCTCAAGCTGCGGGAGTGCAAGTTTTATTCTGTACTGAGCGAGGGCGTGCAATTCAAATGAACCAAGGGGCAAAAGCTGCCAGCGGAGAAGTTCTTTGTTTCATCCATGCCGATACTTGGGTTCCAGACGATCTCGTTGAAATAATCGAGCGGACTTTGGCAGATCCTGGAGTTGCAGGTGGGGGTTTTGTTTCCCTCATGGCAGGTTCCTCCAAAACTCGTTGGTGGATGTCTCTGCACAATTTTCTCAAAACTTATTACGCGCCGTTACTATTTCGTCCCCACTTATTTTTTCAGGGTTTGAGGTTACTATTCGGCGATCAGGCGATTTTCTGTCGTCGAACTGATTTTTGGCAATGTGGTGGCTTCGATCGCACTCTGGCAATTATGGAAGAAGCCGATTTCTGCTTGAAATTAGTGCGGCAAGGGCGCATCCGGCAAGTCAATCGCATCGTCCAAAGTAGCGATCGCCGTGTTGCCCGTTGGGGGTTTTGGCAAGCAACAGCAATATATCTATATGTCGGTTTTTTGTGGGGATTTGGTATTTCTCCCACATATTTAAAGCGACTGTATCGGGATATTCGGTAA
- a CDS encoding carbon dioxide-concentrating mechanism protein CcmK: MPQAVGSIETKGFPAVLAAADAMVKAGRVTLVGYIRVGSARFNVNVRGDVQEVKTAVAAGIEAVENVYGGTLESWVIIPRPHENVEVVLPIGFTDEVQRFRDSVERPIIQR, from the coding sequence GTGCCACAGGCAGTTGGATCGATTGAAACGAAGGGTTTTCCTGCTGTGTTAGCCGCAGCAGATGCAATGGTTAAAGCCGGAAGAGTCACTTTAGTTGGTTATATTCGAGTTGGTAGCGCTCGTTTTAATGTCAACGTGCGCGGTGATGTCCAAGAAGTCAAAACCGCCGTTGCCGCAGGAATTGAGGCAGTAGAAAATGTATACGGAGGTACGCTTGAATCCTGGGTGATCATTCCGCGCCCACACGAAAACGTAGAAGTCGTACTACCCATCGGCTTTACAGATGAAGTCCAGCGCTTCCGCGACTCGGTGGAACGACCGATAATTCAAAGATAG
- a CDS encoding carbon dioxide-concentrating mechanism protein CcmK, producing the protein MPAAVGVIETLGFPAILAAADAMVKAGEVTLVYYGIAEKGEFLVAVRGKVAEVNRSVEAGIAAAEEVFGAQVIAHYIIPNPTENIETVLPIQYTQKVEQFRTF; encoded by the coding sequence GTGCCAGCAGCAGTAGGAGTCATTGAAACTTTGGGTTTTCCAGCCATACTCGCCGCAGCAGATGCAATGGTGAAAGCAGGCGAAGTCACCCTTGTTTACTATGGGATTGCCGAAAAGGGAGAGTTTTTAGTCGCGGTTCGCGGTAAAGTAGCAGAGGTTAATAGATCTGTAGAAGCGGGAATTGCGGCTGCTGAAGAAGTGTTTGGGGCTCAAGTCATCGCTCACTACATCATTCCCAACCCGACAGAAAACATAGAAACGGTATTACCAATTCAATACACTCAAAAAGTAGAGCAGTTCCGCACGTTTTAA
- a CDS encoding rhodanese-like domain-containing protein has protein sequence MDKDNLMQGVIPPEPPIKAQSGVHELKSRLEWGEPAFTILDVRPRNAYNDGHIMGAMPMPMESLAERAKSSLAPSRDIYVYGETDEQTAEAAQSLRSAGFEHVSELKGGFPAWKAIAGPTEGIVESQAPKDQEVYNVVTQLQHHTDTQKNLRDN, from the coding sequence ATGGATAAAGATAATCTTATGCAAGGGGTGATTCCACCTGAGCCTCCGATTAAAGCTCAGTCGGGCGTACACGAACTGAAATCGCGCTTGGAATGGGGAGAACCTGCTTTTACCATCCTTGACGTGCGCCCTCGAAACGCATATAACGACGGTCATATCATGGGAGCTATGCCCATGCCAATGGAAAGTTTAGCTGAACGGGCAAAATCTTCCTTAGCTCCGAGCCGCGATATCTACGTTTACGGTGAAACAGACGAGCAAACTGCTGAAGCTGCTCAAAGTCTCCGGTCGGCAGGATTTGAGCATGTATCGGAACTTAAAGGCGGTTTTCCTGCATGGAAGGCGATCGCAGGTCCTACAGAAGGGATTGTTGAGTCTCAAGCACCAAAAGATCAGGAAGTATACAATGTTGTAACTCAGTTACAACATCATACGGATACGCAGAAAAACCTTAGAGATAACTAG